The Agarilytica rhodophyticola genome has a window encoding:
- the tssA gene encoding type VI secretion system protein TssA encodes MASQQIIDVESLLQPISEDSPTGDDIREDRSATSQYQIIKSERNQARAAERQSIHDGESTEAAQHWQKITELAPQIIQENSKDLEVASWYAEAMIRRYGFAGLRDAFSLIQGLLENFWENLHPMPDEYGIETRVSCLSGLNGEGAEGVMIAPIRKVQLTEGENPGPYSLWQYHQALDIQKAPDEEARQAKIASLGFDLDEIDKSVTQSSETFYVDIRDDIESCIEIYKSVGLKLDELCGIHEAPPTRTIVEILTECLGVVNHIGKLKLPTEAGEVENDAGGESAGGENAGAAATQQVVVAKGPIANRDDAFKQLIEIAEFFRKTEPHSPVSYVLQKAVKWGNMPLGDLINELIPDNSSREHFSELTGVECEE; translated from the coding sequence ATGGCAAGCCAACAGATAATTGATGTAGAAAGTCTACTTCAACCAATAAGCGAAGATTCTCCCACCGGCGATGACATTCGCGAAGATAGGTCTGCAACTTCACAGTACCAAATTATTAAGTCAGAACGAAATCAAGCACGTGCGGCAGAAAGACAAAGTATCCACGATGGGGAAAGCACAGAGGCCGCTCAGCACTGGCAAAAAATTACCGAGCTTGCACCACAAATCATTCAAGAAAACAGTAAAGATTTAGAAGTTGCCAGCTGGTATGCCGAAGCTATGATACGTCGTTATGGCTTTGCAGGTCTGCGCGATGCATTTTCACTCATCCAGGGCCTGCTAGAAAATTTTTGGGAAAACCTGCACCCAATGCCGGATGAATACGGTATAGAGACAAGAGTGTCTTGTTTATCGGGCTTAAATGGAGAAGGTGCTGAGGGAGTAATGATCGCACCAATCAGAAAAGTACAACTTACTGAAGGTGAAAATCCTGGTCCCTATAGTTTGTGGCAATATCACCAAGCATTAGATATTCAAAAAGCGCCTGATGAAGAAGCACGCCAAGCGAAAATTGCCAGCTTGGGGTTTGACCTTGATGAAATCGATAAGTCGGTAACACAATCAAGCGAAACATTTTACGTCGATATTCGAGATGACATAGAAAGCTGTATCGAAATCTATAAAAGTGTTGGTCTCAAACTCGATGAGCTATGTGGCATACACGAAGCGCCTCCCACTCGCACCATTGTCGAAATTCTGACTGAGTGCCTTGGCGTTGTTAATCATATAGGGAAATTAAAGTTGCCAACGGAAGCAGGCGAAGTTGAAAATGACGCTGGTGGTGAAAGCGCCGGAGGCGAAAATGCAGGTGCGGCGGCGACGCAACAGGTTGTAGTTGCTAAAGGCCCAATCGCTAATCGCGATGATGCCTTTAAACAGCTCATTGAGATAGCCGAATTTTTTAGAAAAACTGAACCCCACTCCCCCGTTTCCTATGTTCTTCAAAAGGCGGTAAAATGGGGCAATATGCCATTGGGCGACTTGATAAACGAGCTCATACCAGACAATTCATCGCGTGAACACTTCAGTGAACTCACTGGCGTGGAATGTGAAGAATAA
- the tssC gene encoding type VI secretion system contractile sheath large subunit, whose translation MASNEEQQSEAQQAEAQEASLLDQAIGATKQTSRDETEELLKTLTSEAMKGTVKWDSNLSRTINSAIAAIDSVMSKQLAAVMHNEKFQQLEGSWRGLNHLVMNSETGSGLKIRMLNISKKELSRDLEKAVEFDQSQIFKKIYESEFGTAGGEPYAALIGDFEFSSHPDDVSLLSKMSNVAAAGFCPFISAADPGMFGFDSFTELSKPRDLEKIFDSAEYIPWRSFRESDDSRFVTLTMPRTLARLPYGEATKPVEAFNYEEATVDAAGNHIEHDHDSYCWMNAAYSLGTTLTQAYAEYGWCTSIRGAEGGGKVQGLPSHTFVSDDGDVDQKCPTEIGITDRREAELSKLGFLPLCHYKNTDYAVFFGAQTTQNPKKFDDPDATANAAISARLPYIMATSRIAHFLKVMARDKIGSFMEAEDAEAWLNRWINKYVNATPGASAEMKAQFPLAEARVEVKEVPGQPGVYNAVAWMRPWLQMEELTASLRLVANIPKAG comes from the coding sequence ATGGCGAGTAATGAAGAACAACAAAGCGAAGCGCAACAGGCAGAAGCCCAAGAAGCGAGTCTTCTTGATCAGGCAATAGGTGCGACTAAGCAAACTTCTCGTGACGAAACAGAAGAACTTTTGAAGACGCTTACTTCAGAAGCGATGAAAGGTACCGTCAAATGGGACAGCAACCTTTCAAGAACGATTAACAGTGCAATTGCGGCAATTGACAGTGTTATGTCAAAACAATTAGCGGCTGTTATGCACAATGAAAAGTTCCAACAATTGGAAGGCTCTTGGCGCGGTCTCAACCACTTGGTAATGAACTCTGAGACAGGCAGCGGATTAAAAATTCGCATGTTAAATATCTCTAAAAAAGAATTATCTCGCGATTTAGAAAAAGCTGTTGAGTTTGATCAAAGCCAAATTTTCAAGAAGATTTATGAAAGTGAATTTGGTACCGCTGGTGGTGAGCCTTATGCCGCCTTAATCGGCGACTTCGAATTCTCTTCTCATCCAGATGATGTATCTTTGCTGTCGAAAATGTCGAATGTTGCAGCCGCAGGCTTCTGCCCATTTATATCAGCAGCTGATCCAGGTATGTTTGGTTTTGACAGCTTCACAGAACTGTCCAAACCTCGCGACCTTGAAAAAATCTTCGATTCCGCTGAGTACATTCCATGGAGAAGTTTCCGCGAAAGTGATGATTCGCGCTTTGTGACATTAACCATGCCTCGCACACTTGCCCGCTTACCCTATGGAGAAGCCACTAAGCCTGTTGAAGCATTTAACTACGAAGAAGCCACTGTAGATGCAGCGGGTAACCACATTGAACACGATCACGATTCCTATTGCTGGATGAACGCAGCTTATTCTCTTGGAACAACGCTGACGCAAGCTTACGCTGAATACGGCTGGTGCACCAGTATTCGTGGTGCTGAAGGTGGCGGTAAGGTTCAAGGTTTGCCCAGTCATACATTTGTCAGTGACGACGGTGATGTGGATCAAAAATGCCCTACTGAAATTGGCATTACGGATCGCCGTGAAGCGGAACTCAGTAAATTGGGTTTCCTACCTCTTTGCCACTATAAAAATACTGACTACGCTGTATTTTTTGGTGCTCAGACCACACAAAATCCTAAGAAATTCGATGATCCAGACGCGACTGCAAATGCAGCAATTTCGGCTAGGTTGCCTTACATCATGGCAACATCACGTATTGCCCATTTCTTGAAAGTAATGGCTCGTGACAAAATCGGTTCTTTCATGGAAGCCGAAGATGCTGAAGCATGGTTGAACAGATGGATTAATAAATATGTTAACGCGACACCTGGCGCTTCTGCAGAAATGAAAGCGCAGTTCCCATTGGCGGAAGCTCGGGTTGAAGTGAAAGAAGTACCAGGACAACCAGGTGTATATAACGCTGTTGCCTGGATGCGCCCATGGCTGCAAATGGAAGAGCTCACAGCATCTTTACGTTTGGTCGCAAATATTCCTAAAGCGGGATAA
- a CDS encoding type II toxin-antitoxin system RelE family toxin yields MYTVRFSKKAEKALKKVDHVMRRRVLQKMENLTSNPRSGPNIKTMQGFQNRFRYRIGDFRVVYEVIDSELVVWVLEADWRGNIY; encoded by the coding sequence ATGTATACGGTGCGCTTTTCGAAGAAAGCAGAAAAGGCTCTAAAAAAAGTAGACCACGTTATGAGGCGGAGAGTTTTGCAGAAAATGGAAAATCTTACAAGCAACCCTCGTAGTGGGCCAAATATTAAAACCATGCAAGGCTTTCAAAATCGTTTTCGATACAGAATTGGAGATTTTCGAGTTGTGTATGAGGTTATCGATTCGGAGCTTGTCGTGTGGGTGCTTGAAGCTGATTGGCGTGGAAATATCTACTAA
- the tssB gene encoding type VI secretion system contractile sheath small subunit, with protein MSESIHDKLKRVRKPRVHITYDLETNGAQVEKELPFVMGVMGDYSGDNAEGKKTLKDRKFSQIDRDNFNDLMGKVNPQVNLKVDNTIQDDGSQMSVNLDFKNMEDFEPHKLVEQIEPLKKLMETRNKLRDLLTKADRSEDLETILEEVLSNTDALANLSNELGVEGGEDKDGE; from the coding sequence ATGTCCGAAAGTATCCATGATAAGTTGAAAAGAGTTAGAAAACCTCGCGTTCATATTACATATGATTTGGAAACAAACGGCGCTCAGGTTGAAAAGGAATTACCCTTTGTAATGGGCGTGATGGGTGATTACTCAGGTGACAACGCCGAAGGTAAAAAAACACTGAAGGATCGAAAGTTTTCTCAAATTGATCGTGATAATTTCAATGACCTAATGGGCAAAGTAAATCCTCAAGTTAATTTGAAAGTGGATAACACAATCCAGGATGACGGCAGCCAAATGTCGGTTAATCTCGACTTTAAAAACATGGAAGACTTCGAGCCTCACAAACTGGTTGAACAAATCGAGCCGTTGAAAAAATTAATGGAAACACGTAATAAGTTACGTGACTTGTTGACCAAGGCAGATCGCTCTGAAGACTTAGAAACAATTCTTGAAGAAGTGCTGAGCAATACAGATGCATTAGCAAATCTTTCAAATGAACTTGGCGTAGAAGGCGGAGAAGATAAAGATGGCGAGTAA
- the tagH gene encoding type VI secretion system-associated FHA domain protein TagH: MTLNLSIIKSPAGASLATSQKTFAEQGGTIGRGEGNDWVLSDPERFLSSKHCTLSYEGGQYFLTDTSTNGTFINGAPEPLGKGGQTPINNGDTVEIGDYQFRVEMSNGMGAPAVDAFAQNPASLENDPFADDEDPFTISGRLPPEGFSDPFASDPVAQPATDAFDSNSGFGVDPMAGDLSLDADPQNVDPLAALDNLGSKQVGGTVNPSTDASLDPLANNDPFAQQPAIPLDDFLTPSNPIAKPQDSFQHTGGSQGDNAGAINQSIDWPEAKNENLIPEDWGDDFLGGGDNTPLESPQQQPHMPQSQTPEPKPQIPTPQIPTPMRQQPISQEPIASDPLLQEPLHQEPLQNKPLPQDPLSHEPLVPDDFDLGIEDATLHQDAQPLEDFAPPPPEDVAQNKPCPELREPLLDERPPERPIPIEPSPQHQEARVAAEHVNQIPPVSSASQPSTPPPRTPSPPRQQVAQAAGEALLEGLGLSNKDLSADDVEKIYGSIGELMPVIVNGMMQVLRSRASIKNEFRMNVTTIQPIENNPLKFSADAYEAIDNMFVRKSSAYMGPKQAFQEGFDGISEHQVAIIAGIREAFKSMMDRFDPQLLEKQFEKQNKGVILPGMQKAKFWSSYVDYYKGFVDNMENTFQYLFGDEFVQAYEDQLRRLAVERKQKQKENNN; encoded by the coding sequence ATGACGTTAAATTTATCCATAATAAAATCACCAGCAGGCGCATCGCTTGCTACTTCACAAAAAACGTTTGCCGAGCAGGGAGGTACAATTGGTCGAGGCGAAGGCAACGATTGGGTGTTAAGTGATCCAGAGCGATTTCTCTCTTCTAAGCACTGCACTTTAAGCTATGAGGGTGGCCAATATTTTTTAACTGATACTAGCACTAATGGTACTTTTATTAATGGCGCTCCTGAGCCTTTGGGTAAAGGCGGGCAAACACCTATAAACAATGGTGATACTGTTGAAATTGGTGATTACCAATTTCGTGTAGAAATGAGTAATGGTATGGGGGCTCCAGCTGTCGATGCCTTTGCCCAGAATCCCGCTTCTTTGGAAAATGACCCTTTCGCCGACGATGAAGACCCTTTCACTATTTCCGGCAGGTTGCCACCAGAAGGATTTTCAGATCCGTTTGCTAGCGACCCTGTTGCACAACCAGCGACCGATGCTTTTGACTCTAACTCAGGTTTTGGTGTTGACCCTATGGCGGGTGATCTTTCGCTAGACGCGGATCCTCAAAATGTGGATCCGCTGGCAGCTCTTGATAATCTTGGCAGTAAACAAGTAGGGGGGACGGTTAACCCATCTACAGACGCAAGCCTTGACCCGCTTGCCAATAATGATCCTTTCGCCCAGCAGCCTGCTATTCCACTGGATGATTTTTTAACACCGTCGAACCCTATAGCAAAACCGCAAGATAGTTTTCAACATACCGGCGGCAGTCAAGGTGATAACGCTGGCGCCATCAACCAGTCTATTGATTGGCCTGAAGCGAAAAATGAGAATCTTATTCCCGAAGATTGGGGCGATGACTTTTTAGGTGGTGGTGATAATACCCCATTAGAGTCTCCACAACAGCAACCTCATATGCCGCAATCGCAGACGCCTGAACCCAAACCTCAAATTCCTACACCGCAAATTCCCACACCTATGCGGCAACAGCCTATATCCCAGGAACCAATAGCTAGTGATCCATTGCTCCAGGAACCATTACATCAAGAACCACTGCAGAATAAACCGTTGCCTCAGGATCCCTTGTCCCATGAGCCACTAGTGCCTGATGATTTTGATTTGGGAATTGAAGATGCGACTCTGCATCAAGATGCTCAGCCACTGGAAGACTTTGCTCCTCCTCCACCTGAAGATGTTGCTCAGAATAAGCCGTGTCCCGAGCTTAGGGAGCCTTTATTAGATGAGCGCCCACCGGAGCGCCCTATCCCCATTGAGCCTAGCCCGCAACATCAAGAAGCACGTGTGGCGGCAGAGCATGTTAATCAAATACCGCCAGTGTCTTCAGCGAGTCAGCCCAGTACTCCTCCACCGCGAACTCCCTCGCCGCCCCGTCAGCAGGTTGCACAAGCGGCAGGTGAAGCGTTACTGGAAGGGTTGGGGCTTAGCAATAAAGACTTGTCCGCTGATGACGTGGAAAAAATCTATGGATCTATTGGAGAGCTGATGCCGGTTATCGTGAATGGCATGATGCAAGTACTCAGATCTCGTGCGAGTATCAAAAACGAGTTTCGGATGAATGTCACCACTATTCAGCCAATTGAAAATAACCCTCTTAAATTTTCCGCAGATGCCTATGAAGCCATAGACAATATGTTCGTTCGAAAGAGCAGCGCCTATATGGGGCCAAAACAAGCATTCCAGGAAGGCTTTGATGGTATTAGTGAGCATCAGGTTGCGATTATCGCCGGTATTAGAGAGGCATTTAAAAGTATGATGGATCGCTTCGACCCTCAATTACTTGAGAAACAATTTGAAAAGCAAAATAAAGGTGTGATTTTGCCTGGGATGCAAAAAGCTAAATTTTGGAGCAGTTACGTCGATTATTACAAAGGTTTCGTCGATAATATGGAAAATACTTTTCAATATCTGTTTGGCGATGAGTTTGTACAGGCTTATGAAGACCAGTTAAGAAGGCTCGCTGTTGAACGAAAACAAAAGCAAAAAGAAAACAACAATTAG
- the tssE gene encoding type VI secretion system baseplate subunit TssE, with the protein MSRIDKKKNLRPSIIDRLIDNEPHLQVEAERDRHQRLRDLRNSVRRDLENLLNTRFRMVEPSSNFKELETSLLNYGLPDLATVNITDADKKKEFTRNLERILREYEPRFKSVSVTYQDNKDNIDRTLRFRVNATLYADPAPEIVVFDSVLEPVSRTVNVEESQHV; encoded by the coding sequence ATGAGCAGAATTGATAAAAAGAAAAATTTAAGGCCGTCTATTATCGATCGACTTATCGATAATGAACCACATCTACAAGTTGAAGCTGAACGAGATCGTCATCAGCGACTGCGCGACTTACGCAACAGTGTTCGCAGAGACCTGGAGAATTTACTCAATACACGTTTTCGTATGGTTGAGCCCTCTTCTAACTTTAAAGAATTAGAAACCTCTCTTTTAAATTATGGTTTACCCGATTTGGCAACGGTCAATATCACCGATGCCGACAAGAAAAAAGAATTTACTCGCAATCTAGAACGCATATTGCGTGAATATGAGCCGAGATTTAAATCCGTTAGCGTTACCTATCAAGATAACAAAGACAATATCGATAGAACGCTACGCTTCCGAGTTAACGCAACCTTGTATGCAGACCCGGCTCCAGAAATTGTCGTTTTCGACTCTGTATTAGAACCCGTATCCCGAACTGTCAACGTGGAAGAATCACAACATGTCTGA
- the tssC gene encoding type VI secretion system contractile sheath large subunit, with protein sequence MPSINLPNIDNQRPAGASISIDLDTLCEATPHVTNLSEFIKEEDDVKALLFWLEEHENTSLVKTIDDIKLIIDRSIAEIDHLINDQLNEVIHHPRFQKLESSWRGLWYLVVQAEGVRNLKIKMLDISWAEIVRDIDRAMEFDQSQLFNKIYNEEYGTPGGEPYGILIGDYALSHRPSEKHKYDDVATLKGLCEIAAASFSPFIAGASNEIFGLDEFAELGTPINLHAVFQQEEYIKWRALRDIADSRFIGLTVPRILMRLPYRTKPGSYKGLFFCEKSGKENYLWGNAAYGFAAILIREFASVGWFGHIRGVPRNQVGGGLLTNLPCDVFETDANNIAYKPSTDVVLTDTVERDLSSLGFTPLCQCYDTPFTAFYSNQSIQKPKYQNTNASSTNSVNAKLSSMLQHVLCGSRVAHYIKVIIRDKVGSFVSAEDCEDLLRNWLFKYTSGREDLEWEEQARFPLREASVEVKEHPEKPGQYVCAIRLVPHYQIDQMVSEMELVTELVQSK encoded by the coding sequence GTGCCATCAATTAATCTGCCGAACATTGATAATCAAAGGCCCGCAGGAGCTTCTATATCCATCGATTTAGACACGCTCTGTGAAGCCACACCTCATGTCACTAACCTTTCCGAATTTATTAAAGAAGAAGATGATGTTAAAGCCTTATTATTTTGGCTTGAAGAACACGAAAATACGTCTCTTGTCAAAACCATCGATGACATAAAACTTATTATCGATCGTAGTATCGCTGAAATTGATCATTTGATTAATGACCAGCTAAACGAAGTCATTCATCACCCCCGCTTTCAAAAACTGGAATCCTCTTGGCGAGGGCTTTGGTATCTTGTCGTCCAAGCCGAAGGGGTCAGAAACTTAAAAATTAAAATGTTGGATATTTCATGGGCAGAGATTGTCCGTGATATTGATCGCGCAATGGAATTTGATCAAAGCCAATTATTTAACAAGATATACAACGAAGAATATGGCACCCCTGGTGGTGAACCTTATGGCATATTGATCGGTGATTATGCCCTCAGCCATCGCCCCTCAGAAAAGCATAAATACGATGATGTTGCGACCCTAAAAGGTTTATGTGAAATTGCAGCGGCTTCTTTCTCTCCCTTTATTGCAGGAGCTTCTAATGAAATCTTTGGTTTGGATGAATTTGCAGAGCTGGGTACGCCGATAAATCTACATGCTGTTTTCCAGCAGGAAGAATATATAAAATGGCGAGCCCTACGCGATATTGCCGACTCCCGTTTTATTGGACTAACGGTACCGCGAATTTTAATGCGCCTACCCTATCGCACCAAACCTGGCAGCTACAAAGGCCTATTTTTCTGTGAGAAAAGCGGTAAAGAAAATTATTTATGGGGCAATGCTGCTTACGGATTCGCCGCCATTTTAATTCGCGAGTTTGCCAGTGTCGGTTGGTTTGGTCATATTCGCGGCGTACCTCGTAACCAAGTGGGTGGGGGTTTATTAACAAATTTACCGTGTGATGTATTTGAGACCGATGCCAATAATATTGCTTACAAACCCTCAACAGATGTTGTGCTGACGGATACTGTAGAAAGAGATTTAAGTAGCCTTGGCTTCACTCCGCTATGTCAGTGTTACGATACTCCCTTCACAGCATTTTACAGTAATCAGTCTATTCAAAAACCAAAATATCAAAACACTAACGCGTCTTCTACGAATTCTGTTAACGCAAAATTATCATCGATGCTTCAGCATGTGCTCTGCGGTTCGCGGGTAGCCCATTACATCAAAGTCATTATTCGCGATAAAGTAGGTTCTTTTGTCAGCGCCGAAGACTGTGAGGATCTATTACGCAACTGGTTATTCAAATATACCTCGGGCCGAGAAGATTTAGAGTGGGAAGAACAAGCTCGTTTTCCTCTTAGGGAAGCCAGTGTAGAAGTAAAAGAACATCCTGAAAAACCCGGTCAGTACGTGTGTGCTATTCGTTTAGTACCGCATTATCAAATTGATCAAATGGTCTCTGAAATGGAACTTGTTACTGAACTTGTTCAGTCGAAATAA
- the tssF gene encoding type VI secretion system baseplate subunit TssF, with product MSDELLPYYEKELAFIRQMGSEFSKEHPKVAGRLGISADTIEDPHVSRLVEGFAYLNARIQHKLDDDFPELTDALLNVVFPHYQRPIPSMSIAQFTPDEEQLDAKYTVNRKSLIETEHFQGEHCRFTLCYDVDLYPITVSVAQLMGRPFTTPGSANMRGADGVLKISLESFAPEITFPEINLENLRFYLRGQSQHVHPLYELLLNKCAGIVLSAPDQSSQPVYLTPDCIKPVGFKEEDGMLPYPPSSFIGYRLLTEYLIFPEKFMFVDFSDLHKHMPEDTEGKLDIYVYLKESDIELEHNISKETFALGCAPMINLFQQKSDPIRLDHTELEYQVIADARRPLGFEVYAVDKVMASTPAGDKKEYLPFYGLKHEHQNNEDHAYWFASRRNAKLGYQERDDGTDVFLSLVDLDFNPNIPEDRTLSLELTCSNRDQPSKLPYNLDHPKLQCVDSAPPCSKIRCLTQPTKTVRPPLRNNARWRLISHLNLNHLSLTGGESATEALKEILRLYDFKDSSVTKGLVESIMSVNARQISAPLNIDRHATMCRGVEVEIVLNETYLTGSSNYLYASILEHFFALYCSVNSFSRVLVKLNSKEGYLKKCPPRAGERVFL from the coding sequence ATGTCTGATGAACTATTGCCCTACTATGAAAAAGAGCTGGCGTTTATTCGTCAGATGGGATCGGAGTTTTCCAAAGAGCACCCCAAGGTTGCCGGTCGTTTAGGTATTAGTGCAGACACCATTGAAGATCCTCATGTCTCCCGCTTGGTTGAAGGTTTTGCCTATCTCAATGCACGTATTCAGCACAAACTGGATGACGACTTCCCTGAATTAACAGATGCCTTGTTAAATGTTGTATTTCCTCATTATCAGCGCCCAATTCCATCGATGTCCATTGCGCAGTTCACGCCGGATGAGGAGCAATTAGACGCGAAATACACAGTTAATCGTAAATCTCTTATTGAAACGGAGCATTTTCAAGGGGAACACTGCCGTTTTACCCTATGCTACGATGTAGATCTATATCCGATTACCGTCTCTGTGGCCCAACTAATGGGGCGACCATTTACCACACCAGGTTCGGCCAATATGCGTGGCGCTGACGGAGTATTAAAAATCTCTCTAGAATCGTTCGCGCCTGAAATTACTTTTCCTGAAATTAACCTGGAAAACCTGCGCTTTTATTTGCGGGGACAATCACAACATGTGCATCCCCTCTATGAGCTGCTATTGAATAAGTGCGCAGGCATTGTTTTATCCGCCCCAGATCAAAGTTCACAGCCGGTGTATTTGACACCTGATTGCATTAAACCAGTGGGCTTTAAGGAAGAGGATGGCATGTTGCCTTATCCGCCCTCTTCATTTATTGGTTATCGCTTGCTAACGGAATACCTTATCTTCCCGGAAAAATTTATGTTTGTGGATTTCAGTGATTTACATAAACATATGCCTGAGGACACAGAAGGCAAGCTGGATATTTATGTATATTTAAAAGAATCGGATATCGAACTGGAACACAATATTAGTAAAGAGACATTTGCGTTGGGCTGTGCCCCAATGATTAATTTATTCCAACAAAAATCCGATCCAATCCGCCTGGATCATACCGAACTTGAATACCAAGTCATTGCTGATGCTCGTCGCCCACTGGGTTTTGAGGTATATGCTGTCGATAAAGTTATGGCCTCCACACCCGCTGGTGATAAAAAAGAGTATTTGCCTTTTTATGGCCTCAAGCATGAACATCAAAACAACGAAGATCACGCCTACTGGTTTGCTTCACGTCGCAATGCAAAACTAGGCTATCAGGAACGAGATGACGGCACCGACGTATTTTTAAGTTTAGTCGACTTAGACTTTAACCCTAATATTCCAGAAGATCGAACACTCAGCCTTGAATTAACATGCAGCAACAGAGATCAGCCGTCAAAGCTGCCCTATAATTTAGATCATCCCAAGTTGCAGTGTGTCGACAGTGCACCTCCGTGCTCGAAAATCCGCTGTTTAACTCAGCCAACAAAAACTGTTCGCCCGCCTCTTAGGAATAATGCACGCTGGCGTCTTATTTCTCATTTAAATCTAAATCACTTATCACTCACCGGCGGCGAGAGTGCCACAGAAGCGCTCAAAGAAATCTTGCGACTTTACGATTTCAAAGACTCTTCTGTCACCAAAGGCTTGGTTGAATCCATCATGTCGGTTAACGCTAGGCAAATTAGTGCGCCGCTCAATATCGATCGGCACGCCACTATGTGCCGCGGGGTTGAAGTAGAAATTGTACTTAATGAAACCTACCTCACCGGTAGCAGTAATTATCTTTATGCCAGTATTCTTGAACACTTTTTTGCATTATATTGTTCAGTAAATTCGTTTTCCCGTGTATTGGTTAAATTAAACAGTAAAGAAGGCTATCTGAAAAAATGCCCACCTCGAGCCGGCGAACGCGTATTCCTGTAA
- the tssG gene encoding type VI secretion system baseplate subunit TssG — protein sequence MPTSSRRTRIPVIEQLLANPQDFSFSQAVRLLERAAVLSKSEFKKNNGLEKPSSHLSQFPDQPVARFSPPLKEILRFSNDQSLSFPGSDIGQIKTRDLSQGNEQWEVIVNFIGLTGSMGVMPFHYTEMILQRLKQKDPSLAAFLNVFNHRTTSLFFQASNKYRLPVEYERSQLHKTNKSTTSPHTQSLLSLLGLGTGKLSNRQTVRDESFIFFSGLFAQQVKTPSGLKQIIEHYFDVPAQIDGFIGQWQDLIDDVRTRIGWKGNSKGQNARLGHSAMLGRRGWFAQGKSRIKLGPLNKQQFDKFAPGTGALKSLNEIVRTYLGMEQDYDFVVEVKRDDVPNKIALDKHNPPLLAWNAWLSGKPKTNTDKDDLLEILVSSKRLQ from the coding sequence ATGCCCACCTCGAGCCGGCGAACGCGTATTCCTGTAATCGAGCAACTGCTCGCTAATCCACAGGACTTTAGTTTTTCTCAAGCCGTACGCTTGCTTGAGCGCGCGGCTGTGCTCAGTAAAAGCGAATTTAAAAAAAATAACGGCCTGGAAAAACCCTCTTCTCATTTATCACAATTTCCAGATCAACCGGTGGCACGCTTTTCACCACCGCTGAAAGAAATATTGCGTTTTAGCAATGATCAGAGCTTAAGTTTTCCAGGCTCAGATATTGGCCAAATTAAGACGCGTGATCTCAGCCAGGGAAATGAGCAGTGGGAAGTGATTGTCAACTTTATTGGGCTTACAGGCTCAATGGGTGTCATGCCATTTCACTATACCGAAATGATTTTGCAACGCTTAAAACAAAAAGACCCTTCACTGGCGGCTTTTTTAAATGTCTTTAACCACCGCACTACCTCACTATTTTTTCAAGCGTCTAATAAATATCGCTTACCGGTGGAATATGAACGCAGCCAACTGCATAAAACCAATAAGTCCACCACCTCGCCACATACACAGTCACTGCTGAGTCTGCTGGGCTTGGGCACAGGTAAGCTTAGTAATCGTCAGACCGTCAGAGATGAGTCTTTTATTTTTTTCAGTGGCTTGTTTGCGCAACAGGTGAAGACGCCCTCAGGGCTTAAACAAATCATCGAACACTATTTTGATGTGCCGGCTCAAATCGATGGTTTTATCGGTCAGTGGCAAGATTTAATTGATGATGTTCGCACACGCATTGGCTGGAAGGGCAATAGCAAAGGCCAAAATGCACGCCTGGGCCATTCTGCTATGTTGGGTCGTCGCGGCTGGTTTGCTCAGGGTAAATCGCGCATCAAACTTGGCCCTTTAAATAAACAACAATTTGATAAATTTGCTCCTGGCACAGGAGCACTTAAATCTCTCAATGAGATTGTACGAACCTACCTAGGTATGGAACAGGACTACGATTTTGTAGTGGAGGTCAAACGGGACGATGTGCCAAACAAAATTGCTTTAGATAAACATAACCCTCCATTGTTGGCGTGGAACGCCTGGCTATCGGGAAAACCCAAAACCAATACCGACAAAGATGATTTACTGGAAATTCTCGTATCATCCAAGCGGCTGCAATAA